In Quadrisphaera sp. RL12-1S, a single genomic region encodes these proteins:
- a CDS encoding GntR family transcriptional regulator has protein sequence MRHPSPLVARLRAPAGDHPARGVLAELRRAVLSGDAPPGCAIPLREVAEAFGVSPIPVREALQVLVGEGLVVHRAHAGYAVARLSGGELAELYVVRGALEEAALRAAAPRAGDDDVEAARQALAALRECLSAGDLRSYHERSRAFHVALMAPAAMPRLLGMVEQAWNLTEAVQPMRWSTWESRERLHAEHALMLEAFARRDPDALVAVAREHQHRLEEVVADVPLGDVPG, from the coding sequence GTGCGGCACCCCTCGCCCCTCGTCGCACGCCTGCGCGCGCCGGCCGGCGACCACCCCGCTCGCGGCGTGCTCGCCGAGCTGCGCCGCGCGGTGCTGTCCGGGGACGCGCCACCGGGCTGCGCGATCCCGCTGCGCGAGGTGGCGGAGGCCTTCGGCGTCAGCCCCATCCCGGTGCGCGAGGCGCTGCAGGTGCTCGTGGGGGAGGGGCTCGTCGTCCACCGCGCCCACGCCGGGTACGCGGTCGCCCGCCTGTCCGGAGGGGAGCTGGCCGAGCTGTACGTGGTGCGCGGGGCGCTCGAGGAGGCGGCGCTGCGCGCTGCGGCCCCCCGGGCCGGTGACGACGACGTCGAGGCGGCCCGTCAGGCCCTCGCCGCGCTGCGCGAGTGCCTCTCCGCCGGGGACCTGCGCAGCTACCACGAGCGCAGCCGCGCGTTCCACGTGGCGCTGATGGCGCCAGCCGCCATGCCGAGGCTGCTGGGCATGGTGGAGCAGGCGTGGAACCTCACCGAGGCGGTGCAGCCCATGCGCTGGTCCACGTGGGAGTCGCGCGAGCGGTTGCACGCCGAGCACGCGCTGATGCTCGAGGCGTTCGCGCGGCGCGACCCCGACGCGCTCGTGGCGGTGGCGCGGGAGCACCAGCACCGCCTCGAGGAGGTCGTGGCCGACGTCCCCCTCGGCGACGTCCCCGGCTGA
- a CDS encoding alpha/beta hydrolase: MSDALPRRRRPLGLGAAPTGLVAVPAVVLALVLGACSGPPAPSGGSPTTLPPTSSATAVPGEQATDPAYARYYQQRPTWTDCGGGLQCTTVQVPVDWSQPDRDQLALALARHPATDPGEKTGSLLVNPGGPGASGVAWLRGGVQAVVSDAVEEHYDVVAFDPRGTGSSEPVQCLSDADFDAYRSDPADPTTQAGLAEQTREAQSFAQGCQVDAGLLLGHLGTVDAVRDLDVLRAAVGADRLDYLGKSYGTLLGAEYAGRFPQRVGRVVLDGALDPSSSASDVDLVQAEGLEQSLRAYAQACPQRSGCSLGDTADAVVQQVRDVLDRARQRPLGTSDPNRPLTAPLAFQGIIATLYDSGTWPLLDSAVTQARAGDGSRLLQLADAYAGRQPDGTYSSNILQAFTAISCLDRPVDASPQAMAAEASQLEQRSPTFGRSLSYGAVQCGVWPVPPTRTPGPVTAAGAPPVLVVGTTDDPATPYVWAQSLAAQLSSGRLLTWRGEGHTAYRRGSACVDGAVDGYLLSGVLPGKDATCS; the protein is encoded by the coding sequence GTGAGCGACGCGCTTCCCCGTCGTCGTCGCCCGCTGGGCCTCGGTGCCGCACCGACCGGCCTCGTCGCGGTGCCGGCCGTCGTCCTCGCGCTGGTGCTCGGAGCGTGCAGCGGGCCCCCGGCACCGTCCGGCGGCTCCCCCACGACCCTGCCGCCGACCTCCTCGGCCACCGCGGTGCCGGGGGAGCAGGCCACGGATCCCGCGTACGCCCGCTACTACCAGCAGCGCCCCACCTGGACCGACTGCGGCGGGGGGCTGCAGTGCACCACCGTGCAGGTGCCGGTCGACTGGTCCCAGCCGGACCGGGACCAGCTGGCGCTGGCGCTGGCGCGCCACCCGGCCACCGACCCCGGCGAGAAGACCGGTTCGCTGCTGGTCAACCCGGGCGGGCCGGGGGCCTCCGGGGTCGCCTGGCTGCGCGGCGGGGTGCAGGCCGTGGTCAGCGACGCCGTCGAGGAGCACTACGACGTCGTCGCGTTCGACCCGCGCGGCACGGGCTCCTCCGAGCCCGTCCAGTGCCTGTCCGACGCCGACTTCGACGCCTACCGCTCCGACCCCGCCGACCCGACCACGCAGGCTGGCCTGGCCGAGCAGACCCGCGAGGCCCAGTCGTTCGCGCAGGGCTGCCAGGTGGACGCCGGCCTGCTGCTCGGCCACCTCGGCACGGTCGACGCCGTGCGCGACCTGGACGTGCTGCGCGCCGCGGTCGGGGCGGACCGCCTCGACTACCTCGGCAAGAGCTACGGCACGCTGCTCGGGGCCGAGTACGCCGGGCGCTTCCCGCAGCGCGTCGGGCGGGTGGTGCTCGACGGCGCGCTCGACCCGTCCTCCAGCGCCAGCGACGTCGACCTCGTGCAGGCCGAGGGGCTGGAGCAGTCGCTGCGGGCGTACGCCCAGGCCTGCCCGCAGCGCTCCGGGTGCTCGCTGGGGGACACCGCGGACGCCGTCGTCCAGCAGGTCCGGGACGTGCTGGACCGGGCCCGGCAGCGGCCCCTGGGCACGTCGGACCCGAACCGCCCGCTGACGGCTCCGCTGGCCTTCCAGGGGATCATCGCCACGCTGTACGACTCGGGCACCTGGCCCCTGCTCGACAGCGCGGTCACCCAGGCCCGCGCCGGCGACGGCTCCCGCCTGCTGCAGCTGGCCGACGCGTACGCCGGCCGGCAGCCCGACGGCACCTACAGCTCCAACATCCTCCAGGCGTTCACCGCGATCAGCTGCCTGGACCGCCCCGTCGACGCCAGCCCACAGGCCATGGCGGCGGAGGCGTCCCAGCTCGAGCAGCGGTCGCCCACGTTCGGCCGCTCGCTCAGCTACGGCGCCGTGCAGTGCGGGGTGTGGCCGGTCCCGCCGACGCGCACCCCCGGGCCGGTGACGGCGGCCGGTGCACCGCCGGTGCTCGTGGTCGGCACCACCGACGACCCCGCCACGCCGTACGTGTGGGCGCAGTCGCTGGCCGCGCAGCTGTCGTCGGGGCGCCTCCTGACCTGGAGGGGCGAGGGACACACCGCCTACCGGCGGGGCTCGGCGTGCGTCGACGGCGCCGTCGACGGCTACCTGCTCAGCGGGGTGCTGCCGGGCAAGGACGCCACCTGCAGCTGA
- a CDS encoding DNA polymerase III subunit delta' has translation MSVWEDVAGQPDVVAQLRGAVTAPSAMTHAWLFTGPPGSGRSTAARAFAAALQCEREALGERGCGTCHACRTVLAGTHADVQVVATEKLSIGVDDVRALVQRAARAPSAGRWRVVLVEDADRFTEHSANTLLKSIEEPPPRTVWLLCAPSPEDMVTTIQSRCRPVRLRVPSPDDVAALLVRRDGIDPTMAAYAARAAQSHVGLARRLARDEGARLRRRQVLQLAFEVTGVGEAVVRAGELVDVASEEAAAATAERDAAERAELLRALGAEAAGSLPPALRSQVKSLEDDQKKRATRARRDVLDRALVDLASLYRDVLVVQLGAGVDLVNAELSREVGALARRGTPEQTLARLDAVSTARRRIAASVSPLLAVEAMALALRP, from the coding sequence GTGAGCGTCTGGGAGGACGTGGCGGGCCAGCCCGACGTGGTCGCGCAGCTGCGCGGGGCCGTCACCGCGCCGTCGGCCATGACGCACGCGTGGCTGTTCACGGGGCCGCCCGGCTCGGGCCGGTCCACCGCCGCGCGGGCCTTCGCGGCGGCGCTGCAGTGCGAGCGCGAGGCGCTCGGCGAGCGCGGGTGCGGCACCTGCCACGCCTGCCGCACCGTGCTGGCCGGCACCCACGCCGACGTGCAGGTGGTGGCCACCGAGAAGCTCAGCATCGGCGTCGACGACGTGCGGGCCCTGGTGCAGCGCGCCGCCCGCGCGCCCTCGGCCGGGCGCTGGAGGGTGGTGCTCGTGGAGGACGCCGACAGGTTCACCGAGCACAGCGCCAACACCCTGCTCAAGTCGATCGAGGAGCCGCCGCCGCGCACCGTGTGGCTCCTGTGCGCCCCCAGCCCCGAGGACATGGTGACCACCATCCAGTCGCGCTGCCGCCCGGTGCGGCTGCGCGTGCCCTCCCCGGACGACGTCGCCGCGCTGCTGGTGCGGCGCGACGGGATCGACCCGACGATGGCGGCCTACGCCGCGCGTGCGGCGCAGAGCCACGTGGGGCTGGCCCGCCGCCTGGCGCGCGACGAGGGGGCCAGGCTGCGCCGCCGCCAGGTGCTGCAGCTGGCGTTCGAGGTGACGGGCGTGGGGGAGGCCGTGGTGCGGGCAGGGGAGCTGGTGGACGTCGCCTCGGAGGAGGCCGCCGCGGCCACCGCGGAGCGCGACGCGGCGGAGCGCGCCGAGCTGCTGCGGGCGCTGGGGGCCGAGGCCGCCGGGTCGCTGCCGCCGGCGCTGCGCTCCCAGGTCAAGTCCCTCGAGGACGACCAGAAGAAGCGGGCCACCCGCGCCCGCCGCGACGTGCTCGACCGGGCGCTGGTCGACCTCGCGTCCCTGTACCGCGACGTGCTCGTGGTGCAGCTGGGCGCCGGCGTGGACCTCGTCAACGCCGAGCTCTCGCGCGAGGTGGGCGCCCTGGCCCGCCGCGGCACGCCCGAGCAGACCCTGGCCCGGCTCGACGCCGTCTCCACGGCGCGGCGGCGCATCGCCGCGAGCGTCAGCCCGCTCCTCGCCGTCGAGGCCATGGCCCTCGCCCTCCGCCCGTGA
- the tmk gene encoding dTMP kinase, producing the protein MTSAAVPGGTAAADGTPPEDHGVRAVLRIRSFRQLWWCLGLSSLGDWLGLLATTALAVGLSAGASDPYAAANLAVAGVLVLRLAPAVLFGPLAGVVADRWDRKTTMVVGDVLRGLLFASIPLVGTLWWLLVATVLIEVVGLFWTPAKDATVPNIVPRESLEAANQLTLAVTYGTAPVAALLFSGLALFNPVLPAALDGVSVSLYLNAASYLVAALVVARLALPPRRTGQDGAAPAAEGVGRSIVEGWRYVWSTPLVRGLVVGMLGAFAAGGFVIGVARTFVADLGAGDPGYGVLFAAVFTGLALGMWSGPRVLAALPRWRLFALSLVAAGVALFPLALVPNIVIVAALSVAVGACGGIAWVTGYTLLGLEVADEVRGRTFAFVQSSARIVLVGVLALAPALAAVFGTHRLQFTRTAGLTYNGAALTLLVAAVLATGIGLAAYRTLDDGHAGPLREDLVRAWRLRSTARPERRRRGPGFFISLEGGDGSGKSTQARLLAAWLRERGHEVVLTHEPGATELGLGIRQLLLHGGHVSPRAEALLYAADRAHHVAEVVRPALARGAVVVTDRYLDSSIAYQGAGRALEGDEVASLSLWGTEDLLPDATVLLDLAPAAARARLGEQLDRLEREPEGFHAAVRERFRQLARRNRARFVVVDADQTADAVAARVRERLEPLLPPPPHLDRRARPQTAPTETPSTRGAGSASAQTSPAAAPAPAPPAAVATAEPDPDDAWDAGR; encoded by the coding sequence GTGACGAGCGCTGCGGTGCCGGGCGGCACCGCCGCGGCGGACGGGACGCCCCCGGAGGACCACGGCGTCCGCGCGGTGCTGCGCATCCGGTCGTTCCGGCAGCTGTGGTGGTGCCTGGGCCTGTCGAGCCTGGGGGACTGGCTGGGGCTGCTGGCCACGACCGCCCTCGCCGTGGGCCTGTCGGCCGGCGCGAGCGACCCCTACGCCGCCGCCAACCTGGCCGTGGCCGGCGTCCTCGTGCTGCGCCTGGCCCCGGCCGTGCTCTTCGGGCCGCTGGCCGGCGTCGTGGCCGACCGGTGGGACCGCAAGACCACCATGGTCGTCGGCGACGTCCTCCGCGGGCTGCTGTTCGCGAGCATCCCCCTGGTCGGCACGCTGTGGTGGCTGCTGGTCGCGACCGTGCTCATCGAGGTGGTGGGGCTCTTCTGGACCCCCGCCAAGGACGCGACGGTCCCCAACATCGTGCCGCGGGAGTCCCTCGAGGCCGCCAACCAGCTGACGCTGGCGGTCACGTACGGCACCGCCCCGGTGGCGGCCCTCCTCTTCAGCGGGCTGGCCCTGTTCAACCCCGTGCTGCCGGCGGCCCTCGACGGGGTGTCGGTCTCGCTCTACCTCAACGCGGCCAGCTACCTCGTCGCCGCCCTCGTGGTGGCGCGGCTGGCGCTGCCCCCGCGGCGCACCGGCCAGGACGGCGCCGCCCCCGCGGCGGAGGGCGTCGGGCGCAGCATCGTCGAGGGCTGGCGCTACGTCTGGTCGACGCCGCTGGTGCGCGGCCTGGTGGTCGGCATGCTGGGGGCGTTCGCGGCGGGCGGCTTCGTCATCGGCGTGGCCCGCACGTTCGTGGCCGACCTCGGTGCGGGGGACCCCGGCTACGGGGTGCTCTTCGCCGCCGTCTTCACCGGTCTGGCGCTGGGCATGTGGAGCGGCCCGCGGGTGCTGGCGGCGCTGCCGCGGTGGCGGCTCTTCGCCCTCAGCCTCGTCGCCGCCGGGGTGGCGCTCTTCCCGCTGGCGCTCGTGCCGAACATCGTCATCGTCGCGGCGCTCTCGGTGGCGGTCGGCGCGTGCGGCGGCATCGCCTGGGTCACCGGCTACACGCTGCTGGGCCTGGAGGTGGCCGACGAGGTGCGCGGGCGCACCTTCGCGTTCGTGCAGTCCTCGGCGCGCATCGTGCTCGTGGGCGTCCTGGCGCTCGCCCCCGCGCTGGCCGCCGTCTTCGGCACCCACCGCCTCCAGTTCACCCGCACGGCAGGGCTGACGTACAACGGCGCGGCGCTCACGCTGCTCGTGGCGGCCGTGCTGGCCACGGGCATCGGGCTGGCGGCCTACCGCACCCTCGACGACGGCCACGCCGGTCCGCTCCGCGAGGACCTCGTCCGCGCCTGGCGGCTGCGCTCCACCGCCAGGCCGGAGAGGCGGCGGCGCGGTCCCGGCTTCTTCATCTCCCTGGAGGGCGGGGACGGGTCCGGCAAGAGCACCCAGGCCCGGCTGCTGGCCGCCTGGCTGCGCGAGCGCGGGCACGAGGTGGTGCTCACCCACGAGCCCGGGGCCACCGAGCTGGGCCTCGGCATCCGCCAGCTGCTGCTCCACGGGGGCCACGTCTCGCCCCGGGCCGAGGCGCTGCTCTACGCCGCGGACCGCGCCCACCACGTGGCCGAGGTGGTCCGGCCAGCCCTCGCCCGTGGCGCCGTGGTGGTCACCGACCGCTACCTCGACTCCTCCATCGCCTACCAGGGGGCCGGGCGGGCGCTGGAGGGCGACGAGGTCGCCTCCCTGTCGCTGTGGGGCACCGAGGACCTCCTGCCGGACGCCACCGTCCTGCTCGACCTCGCCCCCGCGGCGGCGCGAGCCCGCCTCGGCGAGCAGCTGGACCGGCTGGAGCGGGAGCCGGAGGGCTTCCACGCCGCCGTGCGCGAGCGGTTCCGCCAGCTGGCGCGCCGCAACCGCGCCCGCTTCGTGGTCGTCGACGCCGACCAGACCGCCGACGCGGTGGCCGCGCGCGTGCGCGAGCGCCTCGAGCCGCTGCTCCCGCCCCCGCCCCACCTCGACCGGCGCGCCCGGCCGCAGACCGCGCCCACCGAGACCCCCAGCACCCGCGGGGCGGGGTCCGCGTCGGCGCAGACCTCCCCGGCCGCGGCGCCCGCTCCCGCACCGCCGGCCGCGGTCGCGACGGCCGAGCCCGACCCCGACGACGCCTGGGACGCCGGCCGGTGA
- a CDS encoding anti-sigma factor, which translates to MNEHDLTAAYAVDALTADEARRAEEHLAGCAACRAELAELREVLSDLTAPVEPSAALRDRVLAAVADVEQLPPAAPAAPARPTSDPAPLAPVAPTAGGDELALRRARRRPRTGRWAPAVAAAAAAVLVAAAAVGGVTALRWRADAESAQRTAYAVAQIAAAPDAVTVAAQDGGDGWGATRVVASASLGEAVLVPTGVGQAPSGRTWQLWWVTGQQAPRSAGLLPGGGAGSPEVLHGAADGATAVAVTLEPAGGSSAPTSTPVAVYPLAA; encoded by the coding sequence GTGAACGAGCACGACCTCACCGCCGCCTACGCCGTGGACGCCCTCACCGCCGACGAGGCGCGCCGGGCCGAGGAGCACCTCGCCGGGTGCGCGGCCTGCCGGGCCGAGCTCGCCGAGCTGCGCGAGGTGCTGTCCGACCTGACCGCGCCCGTGGAGCCGTCCGCTGCCCTGCGCGACCGCGTGCTGGCGGCGGTCGCCGACGTCGAGCAGCTCCCACCCGCCGCGCCCGCCGCGCCCGCCCGTCCGACCTCTGACCCTGCGCCGCTCGCGCCCGTCGCACCGACCGCGGGGGGTGACGAGCTGGCGCTGCGACGCGCCCGGCGCCGTCCCCGGACCGGTCGCTGGGCGCCCGCGGTCGCCGCCGCGGCCGCCGCGGTCCTCGTGGCCGCCGCGGCCGTCGGCGGCGTGACGGCCCTGCGCTGGCGCGCCGACGCCGAGAGCGCCCAGCGCACGGCGTACGCCGTGGCGCAGATCGCCGCCGCCCCGGACGCCGTGACCGTGGCGGCCCAGGACGGCGGTGACGGTTGGGGGGCCACCCGCGTGGTCGCGTCCGCCTCCCTCGGCGAGGCCGTCCTCGTGCCCACGGGCGTCGGGCAGGCCCCCTCCGGGCGCACCTGGCAGCTGTGGTGGGTCACCGGTCAGCAGGCGCCGCGCTCGGCGGGGCTGCTGCCCGGCGGCGGGGCGGGCTCGCCGGAGGTGCTGCACGGCGCCGCGGACGGTGCCACCGCCGTCGCGGTGACGCTGGAGCCCGCCGGTGGCAGCAGCGCGCCGACCAGCACCCCCGTGGCCGTCTACCCCCTCGCCGCCTGA
- a CDS encoding sigma-70 family RNA polymerase sigma factor: protein MSQEGGAGVEPGAGRGGDALAAAMARVAGGDRDAFAEVYEALAPKVLGVTRAVLRNPSLAEEVAQEVMVELWRQAARFDPAAGSAGAWAATIAHRRAVDRVRSVRSREDREDRVAAGENRTAYDEVSEQVLQREDETRVRAALAGLTELQREAVVQAYWGGRTSTEISQRLGVPVPTVKTRLRDGLARLRTEMARQETDPGGGVGGGGGGGGAAARAAAGASEAAVRRTTT from the coding sequence GTGAGCCAGGAAGGGGGGGCAGGTGTCGAGCCTGGCGCAGGACGCGGCGGCGACGCCCTGGCGGCGGCGATGGCCCGCGTGGCCGGAGGCGACCGCGACGCGTTCGCCGAGGTCTACGAGGCGCTGGCGCCCAAGGTGCTCGGCGTGACCCGGGCCGTGCTGCGCAACCCCTCCCTGGCGGAGGAGGTGGCGCAGGAGGTCATGGTCGAGCTGTGGCGCCAGGCCGCCCGCTTCGACCCCGCCGCGGGGTCGGCGGGCGCGTGGGCGGCCACCATCGCCCACCGCCGCGCCGTCGACAGGGTGCGCTCCGTGCGCTCCCGCGAGGACCGCGAGGACCGCGTGGCCGCCGGGGAGAACCGCACCGCCTACGACGAGGTGTCCGAGCAGGTGCTGCAGCGCGAGGACGAGACCCGCGTGCGCGCTGCGCTCGCCGGGCTCACCGAGCTGCAGCGCGAGGCCGTGGTGCAGGCGTACTGGGGCGGGCGGACGTCCACCGAGATCTCCCAGCGCCTGGGCGTTCCCGTGCCCACCGTGAAGACCCGCCTGCGCGACGGGCTGGCGAGGCTGCGCACCGAGATGGCCCGCCAGGAGACCGACCCCGGTGGCGGTGTCGGTGGTGGCGGTGGTGGCGGCGGTGCAGCGGCGCGCGCTGCGGCCGGCGCCTCGGAGGCAGCGGTGAGGAGGACGACGACGTGA
- the topA gene encoding type I DNA topoisomerase, with protein MARSSTSAAPVRRLVIVESPAKARTIAGYLGDGYEVEASVGHIRDLPQPSELPAEMKKGPFGKFAVDVENGFEPYYVVDADKKKKVTELKRALKEADELYLATDEDREGEAIAWHLLQTLQPTVPVKRMVFHEITREAIQRALEATRDIDAHMVDAQETRRILDRLYGYEVSPVLWRKVRAGLSAGRVQSVATRMVVERERERMAFRSASYWDVQADTSPAGAAGAQRFTTRLVGVDGARVATGRDFADTGQLTERAAALGAGLVRLDEAAATAVAHGLRAAGSAGLAVTSVETKPYSRKPAAPFTTSTLQQEASRKLGSSARQTMRTAQSLYENGWITYMRTDSVSLSQQAVSAARSQAAELYGAEYVPSSPRTYASKAKNAQEAHEAIRPSGDVFRTPAQVAGQLRGEEFRLYEMIWQRTVASQMADARGSTATVRLGGAVDVAPPVEAPSGSTTGTLRPGSHEVELSASGTVITFRGFLAAYEEGRDEERHGSGDSERRLPQLEEGQRVDVLAASADGHETSPPPRYTEASLVKALEERGIGRPSTYAATIATISDRGYVWRRGTALVPSWLAFAVVRLLEEHFDHLVDYDFTAEMEDDLDRIASGSEDRRAWLSRFYFGAEGGADGGAGAVSAGSGGGAPSPAGRTGLKPLVEHLGDIDARGVNSLDVGEGITLRVGRYGPYLEIPPAEGSPEGTEPQRASVPDDLAPDELTPAKARELLETAGDGERELGTDPATGRAVVARAGRFGPYVTEVLEDGAPKSAKPRTASLFKSMQLQTVGLDEALRLLSLPRLVGTDPATGEEITAQNGRYGPYLKKGTDSRSLSSEDQLFDVTLEQALALYAEPKRGRGGRAATAPLRELGADPASGAPVVVKEGRFGPYVTDGTTNATLRTADTVEAITLERAAELLAEKRAKGPAKGAKGSKGGGGAKGGAARGGARASSSRSAASKR; from the coding sequence GTGGCCCGAAGCTCCACCTCCGCAGCGCCCGTGCGCCGGCTCGTCATCGTCGAGTCGCCCGCCAAGGCGCGCACCATCGCCGGCTACCTCGGCGACGGGTACGAGGTCGAGGCCAGCGTCGGCCACATCCGCGACCTGCCGCAGCCCTCCGAGCTGCCCGCGGAGATGAAGAAGGGGCCGTTCGGCAAGTTCGCCGTGGACGTGGAGAACGGCTTCGAGCCGTACTACGTGGTCGACGCGGACAAGAAGAAGAAGGTCACCGAGCTCAAGCGGGCCCTCAAGGAGGCCGACGAGCTCTACCTCGCCACCGACGAGGACCGCGAGGGCGAGGCCATCGCGTGGCACCTGCTGCAGACCCTGCAGCCCACCGTGCCGGTCAAGCGGATGGTCTTCCACGAGATCACCCGGGAGGCCATCCAGCGGGCGCTGGAGGCCACGCGCGACATCGACGCGCACATGGTCGACGCGCAGGAGACCCGCCGCATCCTCGACCGGCTGTACGGCTACGAGGTCTCCCCGGTGCTGTGGCGCAAGGTCCGCGCCGGCCTGTCCGCGGGCCGCGTGCAGTCCGTGGCCACCCGCATGGTGGTCGAGCGGGAGCGCGAGCGGATGGCGTTCCGCTCGGCGTCGTACTGGGACGTCCAGGCCGACACCAGTCCCGCTGGTGCTGCTGGCGCCCAGCGCTTCACCACCCGCCTCGTGGGCGTCGACGGCGCCCGCGTGGCCACCGGCCGGGACTTCGCCGACACCGGGCAGCTCACCGAGCGAGCCGCTGCCCTCGGCGCCGGGCTGGTGCGCCTGGACGAGGCCGCCGCCACCGCCGTCGCGCACGGCCTGCGGGCTGCCGGGTCGGCGGGCCTGGCCGTCACCTCGGTGGAGACCAAGCCCTACTCCCGCAAGCCCGCGGCGCCGTTCACCACCTCCACCCTGCAGCAGGAGGCCAGCCGCAAGCTCGGCTCCTCGGCCCGCCAGACGATGCGCACCGCCCAGTCGCTGTACGAGAACGGCTGGATCACGTACATGCGCACCGACTCGGTGTCGCTGTCGCAGCAGGCGGTCAGCGCCGCCCGCTCGCAGGCCGCCGAGCTCTACGGCGCCGAGTACGTGCCGTCGTCGCCGCGCACGTACGCCTCCAAGGCCAAGAACGCCCAGGAGGCCCACGAGGCCATCCGCCCCTCCGGTGACGTGTTCCGCACGCCGGCGCAGGTGGCCGGGCAGCTGCGCGGGGAGGAGTTCCGCCTCTACGAGATGATCTGGCAGCGCACGGTCGCCAGCCAGATGGCCGACGCCCGGGGCTCCACCGCCACGGTGCGGCTCGGCGGCGCCGTCGACGTCGCCCCGCCGGTCGAGGCGCCCTCCGGGTCCACCACCGGCACCCTGCGGCCCGGCTCCCACGAGGTGGAGCTGTCCGCCTCCGGCACCGTCATCACCTTCCGCGGCTTCCTGGCCGCCTACGAGGAGGGGCGCGACGAGGAGCGGCACGGCTCGGGCGACTCCGAGCGCCGGCTGCCGCAGCTGGAGGAGGGCCAGCGCGTGGACGTGCTGGCCGCCTCCGCGGACGGCCACGAGACCTCCCCGCCGCCGCGCTACACCGAGGCGAGCCTGGTCAAGGCGCTGGAGGAGCGCGGCATCGGCCGTCCCTCGACCTACGCGGCCACCATCGCCACCATCTCCGACCGCGGGTACGTGTGGCGCCGCGGCACCGCCCTGGTGCCCAGCTGGCTGGCGTTCGCCGTGGTCCGGCTGCTCGAGGAGCACTTCGACCACCTCGTCGACTACGACTTCACCGCCGAGATGGAGGACGACCTCGACCGGATCGCCTCCGGCTCGGAGGACCGCCGCGCCTGGCTGAGCCGCTTCTACTTCGGCGCCGAGGGCGGCGCTGACGGCGGCGCCGGTGCGGTCTCCGCGGGCTCCGGGGGCGGGGCGCCCTCACCCGCCGGTCGCACGGGCCTCAAGCCCCTCGTGGAGCACCTCGGCGACATCGACGCCCGCGGCGTGAACTCCCTCGACGTCGGTGAGGGCATCACGCTGCGCGTCGGTCGCTACGGCCCCTACCTGGAGATCCCGCCCGCCGAGGGCTCGCCCGAGGGGACCGAGCCGCAGCGCGCGTCGGTCCCGGACGACCTCGCCCCCGACGAGCTCACGCCGGCCAAGGCCCGCGAGCTCCTGGAGACCGCCGGCGACGGCGAGCGCGAGCTCGGCACCGACCCGGCCACCGGCCGCGCGGTGGTGGCGCGGGCCGGCCGGTTCGGCCCCTACGTCACCGAGGTGCTCGAGGACGGCGCCCCCAAGAGCGCCAAGCCCCGCACCGCGTCGCTGTTCAAGAGCATGCAGCTGCAGACCGTCGGGCTCGATGAGGCCCTGCGGCTGCTGTCGCTGCCGCGCCTGGTGGGCACCGACCCCGCCACGGGCGAGGAGATCACCGCGCAGAACGGCCGCTACGGGCCCTACCTGAAGAAGGGCACCGACTCCCGGTCGCTCAGCAGCGAGGACCAGCTCTTCGACGTGACGCTGGAGCAGGCGCTGGCCCTGTACGCCGAGCCCAAGCGGGGTCGCGGTGGCCGCGCCGCCACGGCGCCGCTGCGCGAGCTGGGCGCGGACCCCGCCAGCGGCGCGCCGGTGGTGGTCAAGGAGGGCCGCTTCGGTCCGTACGTCACCGACGGCACCACCAACGCCACGCTGCGCACCGCCGACACCGTGGAGGCGATCACCCTCGAGCGGGCCGCTGAGCTGCTCGCCGAGAAGCGGGCCAAGGGACCGGCCAAGGGCGCCAAGGGCAGCAAGGGCGGCGGCGGGGCCAAGGGCGGTGCCGCCCGCGGCGGTGCCCGCGCCAGCTCGTCGCGCTCCGCGGCGAGCAAGCGCTGA